Proteins encoded within one genomic window of Columba livia isolate bColLiv1 breed racing homer chromosome 1, bColLiv1.pat.W.v2, whole genome shotgun sequence:
- the CHRNA10 gene encoding neuronal acetylcholine receptor subunit alpha-10 isoform X1, with protein sequence MVPRIPGGDRAGGLGLVGRRDGGPGVLPHPAQLPAAPGGPGGVGPPPALAAAAPGPAGCRAAQGRFAYKLLHDLFANYSSALRPVEDTDRALNVTLQVTLSQIIDMDERNQVLTSYLWVRQAWLDAHLTWDKDAYGGIDSIRIPSSYVWRPDIILYNNADDRFGGSMETNVVLRSDGHIMWDSPAITKSSCKVDVSYFPFDGQQCRLTFGSWTYNGNQIDLRNRLDTGDLTDFVENVEWEVLGMPATRNVITYGCCSEPYPDVTYTLLLRRRASFYIFNLLLPCIMVSFLAPLGFYLPADSGEKVSLGVTVLLALTVFQLLVAESMPPSESVPLIGKYYIATMTMITASTALTIFIMNVHHCGPGARPVPPWARRLILHHMARLCCVYEVGESCKSPRRAPGRRAGRGDAGMSGESPGEGEAGAEPGGCPRHRCLCHHDGLLRNVGYIAGCFRRHRASQRRNGEWKKVAKVMDRFFMWVFFLMVFLMSVLVLGKAA encoded by the exons ATGGTCCCCCGGATTCCCgggggggacagggctgggggactGGGGCTGGTGGGGCGGAGGGACGGGGGTCCCGGGGTGCTCCCCCACCCCGCTCAGCTGCCAGCGGCACcagggggtcccgggggggtcgGGCCGCCCCCGGCGCTCGCAGCCGCAGCTCCGGGTCCCGCAGGCTGCCGGGCGGCGCAGGGCAGGTTCGCGTACAAGCTGCTCCACGACCTCTTCGCCAACTACTCCAGCGCCCTGCGCCCCGTGGAGGACACGGACCGGGCGCTCAACGTCACCCTGCAGGTCACCCTCTCCCAGATCATCGACATG GACGAGAGGAACCAGGTCCTCACCTCGTACCTGTGGGTGCGCCAGGCCTGGCTGGACGCCCACCTCACCTGGGACAAGGACGCCTATGGCGGCATCGACAGCATCCGCATCCCCAGCAGCTACGTCTGGCGGCCGGACATCATCCTCTACAACAA CGCCGATGACCGATTCGGCGGCTCAATGGAGACCAACGTGGTGCTGCGCTCCGACGGGCACATCATGTGGGACTCGCCTGCCATCACCAAGAGCTCCTGCAAGGTGGACGTCTCCTACTTCCCCTTCGACGGGCAGCAGTGCCGCCTCACCTTCGGCTCCTGGACTTACAACGGGAACCAGATCGACCTCCGCAACCGGCTGGACACCGGGGACCTGACGGACTTCGTGGAGAACGTGGAGTGGGAGGTGCTGGGCATGCCGGCCACCAGGAACGTCATCACCTACGGCTGCTGCTCCGAGCCCTACCCCGACGTCACCTACACCTTGCTCCTCCGCCGCCGCGCGTCCTTCTACATCTtcaacctcctcctgccctgcatCATGGTCTCCTTCCTGGCACCCCTCGGCTTCTACCTGCCGGCCGACTCCGGGGAGAAGGTGTCGCTGGGGGTGACGGTGCTGCTGGCCCTCACCGTCTTCCAGCTGCTGGTGGCAGAGAGCATGCCGCCCTCGGAGAGCGTCCCGCTCATCG GGAAGTACTACATCGCCACCATGACCATGATCACGGCTTCCACCGCGCTGACCATCTTCATCATGAACGTCCACCACTGCGGCCCTGGGGCCCGGCCCGTGCCCCCCTGGGCCAGGCGGCTCATCCTCCACCACATGGCCCGGCTCTGCTGCGTCTACGAGGTGGGCGAGAGCTGCAAGAGCCCCCGGCGGGCGCCGGGCAGGCGGGCGGGCAGGGGGGACGCCGGCATGTCAGGGGAgagccctggggagggggaggcGGGCGCTGAGCCGGGGGGCTGCCCCCGCCACCGCTGCCTGTGCCATCACGACGGGCTGCTGAGGAACGTCGGCTACATCGCCGGCTGCTTCCGGCGTCACCGGGCCTCCCAGCGCCGGAACGGCGAGTGGAAGAAGGTGGCCAAGGTGATGGACCGATTCTTCATGTGGGTCTTCTTCCTCATGGTCTTCCTCATGAGCGTGCTGGTCCTGGGCAAAGCTGCCTGA
- the CHRNA10 gene encoding neuronal acetylcholine receptor subunit alpha-10 isoform X2, giving the protein MEPGARPLLALCLASCLLAPGCRAAQGRFAYKLLHDLFANYSSALRPVEDTDRALNVTLQVTLSQIIDMDERNQVLTSYLWVRQAWLDAHLTWDKDAYGGIDSIRIPSSYVWRPDIILYNNADDRFGGSMETNVVLRSDGHIMWDSPAITKSSCKVDVSYFPFDGQQCRLTFGSWTYNGNQIDLRNRLDTGDLTDFVENVEWEVLGMPATRNVITYGCCSEPYPDVTYTLLLRRRASFYIFNLLLPCIMVSFLAPLGFYLPADSGEKVSLGVTVLLALTVFQLLVAESMPPSESVPLIGKYYIATMTMITASTALTIFIMNVHHCGPGARPVPPWARRLILHHMARLCCVYEVGESCKSPRRAPGRRAGRGDAGMSGESPGEGEAGAEPGGCPRHRCLCHHDGLLRNVGYIAGCFRRHRASQRRNGEWKKVAKVMDRFFMWVFFLMVFLMSVLVLGKAA; this is encoded by the exons ATGGAGCCCGGAGCTCGCCCGCTGCTCGCCCTCTGCCTCGCCAGCTGCCTCCTGGCCCCGG GCTGCCGGGCGGCGCAGGGCAGGTTCGCGTACAAGCTGCTCCACGACCTCTTCGCCAACTACTCCAGCGCCCTGCGCCCCGTGGAGGACACGGACCGGGCGCTCAACGTCACCCTGCAGGTCACCCTCTCCCAGATCATCGACATG GACGAGAGGAACCAGGTCCTCACCTCGTACCTGTGGGTGCGCCAGGCCTGGCTGGACGCCCACCTCACCTGGGACAAGGACGCCTATGGCGGCATCGACAGCATCCGCATCCCCAGCAGCTACGTCTGGCGGCCGGACATCATCCTCTACAACAA CGCCGATGACCGATTCGGCGGCTCAATGGAGACCAACGTGGTGCTGCGCTCCGACGGGCACATCATGTGGGACTCGCCTGCCATCACCAAGAGCTCCTGCAAGGTGGACGTCTCCTACTTCCCCTTCGACGGGCAGCAGTGCCGCCTCACCTTCGGCTCCTGGACTTACAACGGGAACCAGATCGACCTCCGCAACCGGCTGGACACCGGGGACCTGACGGACTTCGTGGAGAACGTGGAGTGGGAGGTGCTGGGCATGCCGGCCACCAGGAACGTCATCACCTACGGCTGCTGCTCCGAGCCCTACCCCGACGTCACCTACACCTTGCTCCTCCGCCGCCGCGCGTCCTTCTACATCTtcaacctcctcctgccctgcatCATGGTCTCCTTCCTGGCACCCCTCGGCTTCTACCTGCCGGCCGACTCCGGGGAGAAGGTGTCGCTGGGGGTGACGGTGCTGCTGGCCCTCACCGTCTTCCAGCTGCTGGTGGCAGAGAGCATGCCGCCCTCGGAGAGCGTCCCGCTCATCG GGAAGTACTACATCGCCACCATGACCATGATCACGGCTTCCACCGCGCTGACCATCTTCATCATGAACGTCCACCACTGCGGCCCTGGGGCCCGGCCCGTGCCCCCCTGGGCCAGGCGGCTCATCCTCCACCACATGGCCCGGCTCTGCTGCGTCTACGAGGTGGGCGAGAGCTGCAAGAGCCCCCGGCGGGCGCCGGGCAGGCGGGCGGGCAGGGGGGACGCCGGCATGTCAGGGGAgagccctggggagggggaggcGGGCGCTGAGCCGGGGGGCTGCCCCCGCCACCGCTGCCTGTGCCATCACGACGGGCTGCTGAGGAACGTCGGCTACATCGCCGGCTGCTTCCGGCGTCACCGGGCCTCCCAGCGCCGGAACGGCGAGTGGAAGAAGGTGGCCAAGGTGATGGACCGATTCTTCATGTGGGTCTTCTTCCTCATGGTCTTCCTCATGAGCGTGCTGGTCCTGGGCAAAGCTGCCTGA